In Candidatus Bathyarchaeota archaeon, the DNA window AGACCACTGCAGCTACATTAGGGGAAGAGGGAAAAAGAGTATTCAATCCCATGGCCAATCTAGATTTCCTATCGATTCCAATAGGTCGATATATAGAGAATAATCTTAATTTTGGTAAGGATCTAAAGAATCCTCCAAGAGTCTTCTCAGTAAACTACTTTCTGAAAGGCGAGGATGGGAAGTTCCTCAACAATAGAGATGCTAAACGTGTTTGGCTAAAATGGATGGAATTGCGTGTACATGATGAAGTAGAAGCAATAGAAACACCAACAGGCTTCATACCAAAATATCAAGACCTTAAAAGCCTGTTTAAAAGCATGCTGAATAAAGACTATCTTGAAGAAAATTACATCAAACAATTCTCTTTAAGGGTACCTGAAAATCTAGCTAAGAAGGATAGGTTATTGAAAATATACAAGACTAGAGTTCTGGATACTCCCAATATAGTCTTTGAAATATTAGAAAAGCAAAAGAAAGAGTTAGAGAAAATAAGATCAAAATATGGAGAGAATATACCTCCAGAAGAATTCATGGCTGATTAGGCTTACATTCATTTATTGAGGAAATGATCCCATCCCTTAGGTAGAATCTTCTCCAATCCTCTTTTTGTCTCAAGAATTACTTTCCTCTGAGGAATCACTTCTCCAATAATTATTGGATCCTCTTTCATAGCCTTTCGAACCTTCTTCTCTTCTTTAGATTTAAACGTGAAAACAAGCTCGTATTCCTCTCCACCGTAAAGTGCCATAGAGACAGGATCCAAATTGTTTTCATTTGCGAATTTTTCTACATCCTTTGATACTGGAACGTTTTCAATTTTGAATCCTACTTTGCTCTGTTCGGATAGATCGTAAAGACTGAGAGCCAATCCATCACTAGAATCAATAGAGGAGCTTAATGCCTTTGTCTTTGCCAAAGCCAAGCCTTCATCAAGCCTTGCATTAGGCATGTATATCGCTTTTTTGAATCTATGTTCGATAGCAGGTGATAAAGAGTATCCGTTATTGATTATCTTCAATCCTGCAGAAGTCTCACCAAATAATCTTGTAACTGCTACCAGATCTCCAGGTTTCGCTCCAGTTCTGCTTACATAACTATCTCGATTACCTAAACCAAAACCAATACAATCTATAATTAAATCACAGGCTTCATTTGTGTCTCCACCTATTATGTAAGTTCCATATTCTCTTGCACCCGCATCTAGACCACACACAAGTTCCTCAACATCTTTTTCATTAAAATCTTGGGGCATTCCTAACGAGGATAAAATTGCAAGTGGCTTAATTCCTTTGGAAGCGAAATCGCTTACAACCGAGACTACAGCCTTTCTTCCTGCTTGATAAAAAGTCATTCCAGGAGGCATATCTGTGCCATGGACTAACATGTCGCATTTCAAACAAGCAAGTTTGCCTTTTTCAAGCTCAATGGCAGCTAGATCATCCCCTAATTGTATTGGTTCCCTAGGATTTTTACTAATAAGATCAAACATCTTTCTTATGATTTCTCTCTCTCCAACATCACGGAGGGTTTTCAAATGAAGGTACTCCTAGATTGAATTTTTCTAGTTATCTATTGAGAAAATATGTAAGTTCATAAAAAAAATGCTTTCTATATCATTAAAGCAATAATTTTAATCTGAAGAAAATTTTACTTGAGGTAATAGATATCAAGAAAATAATTTCTAATGGTCGAACTTTTTTTTGCGTTCTAGTTATTTAGGCTTATTGAAGTATATACTGATAGTGCTTGGATTATATTTCCTAATCGGTTTCATATCTGGATTTTCAAGATCCCATCCGATTATCAATAAAGTCTTTATGATTGCAATGTTATTTTTTGGATTTGCAATCCTCGTTATATTTCCTTTGAAGTATTTCTTACCAAAGATCTATTGGGAGTTTAGGGAAGCTAAGAGCGGATTGATAAATGCGATAACGTATCTCAACATAATCTCCAGCATTATTTTTGTCATAGCAGGGATTTTCCTGCTAATTAACGTAGTTCATAGCATACTGTATTGTTCATTATCAAGTATGAAGATCTCTGCTTGTTTTTCAGAAACCATTAACAACAATTTACTAATTGCATATTTGTTGAGTCTATTTCTTGTAATAATTTTCAGAATCCTGAAAAAACACACTACCCAATAGCGCATGTATTAAAGATTTTAGCATTTCATATTTGATTCTACCAGAAAAGTATTACATCGCCCTCTTTAATTTCGGCATTCGGATCAACAACTCCGAATGGGGTCATTCCAGACCTTTTTATGGTTATCATGGTCCTTAAATTTAATATGCCCCTCTCTGGTGGTACGAATACATCCTTAAAACCAGGATATTTTTTATCCAATTCTGATAGTAGGCCATCTATGGTTTTCTCTTCTGTATTAATAATCTCGTCATACTTTCCTGTCATTACAACCGTAAGCGCGCGCGCGCGCTATCTATCATTTATGTATGCCTCTAATGAAGTCTTATTTTTGTTTGGAGCTTTTAGCATTGAAAATATGAGACTTCTCGCAGACTTTCTTGGCATTTCGGCCTCTATATCCTTTATCTTTATTGATTGGAGAAGCTTATTTGGAAAAATAAAAAGGACAATTAGAACCTTAAATGGTGAAGTTAGAACACCAATAAATTTTAACGCACATTAATGATTAATTTTTTATTGGTATCGGATAAATAACCGATAAAAGTGAAAAATAGTGGTGAAGGTTTACAGTAATTGTAATGGCTCAAACAATGATGAAGCCCGATTCTGCTCAAATTGTGGAGTCTTTTTTACTCAACCTTTATTGAATGACCATCGGAACCTTTCTTTGATTTCTGGAAGATTACTTCTAGCACGCCATTCTTGTATGAGCTCTTCGCATTCTCAGGATCGATTTCAACTGGCAACTCAAGCTCTCTGTAATAATTACGGCCCTCAGCATCAACATCTATTGTTAGAGAGTTAGATGTTGCGCCTAACTTTATATCCTTCTTCTCCACACCCGGTAACTCAGCAACCACCTTTACTTCGTTATCGTCGGATATCACGTCTACCAAGGGTTCCCTCTCCCCTTTTACATCTAAACTTTCCCTTGGTTCGTAACCGAAACCTGCAGGTCTTAAGCCTGGTTTGATATTTCCGAACTCCCTTATTTCTGGTTGTCCATCAGGGCCTATAGTCATCGAGTATCCATAGATGAATGGACCCATTTCCTTGATTCTGTTGCCATCTGGTCCTATACTCTCTCGTATAAGATCTTTAGGAGCATGACTAGTGAATTTCTTGAAAGTTTCTTCCATCATCCTATCCATATCTTTCATAACTTCATCTATGTCCTCATAAAACCAATCTTGAAAGAATGGATGTCGCTTTCTTCTAAACCATGATGGGAAATTATCCCAAGACATTTGAGAATTCACCTCCAAAAGATCGAGGGCATCAGAGTTCCCTCAACTCTTTATATCTATTCCTTATGGTTACATCTGTTACATTTGCAACTTTGGCAATTTCCTTCTGCTTAATATTTACAGTATTCAGTACACAAGCAAGATATAATGCTGAAGCCGCTAATCCCATAGGATTTTTACTAGTTGCTACTCCTATCCTCTTAGCCCCTCTCAATATTTTTTCAGCCCTTGCTTGAGTTTTAAAAGGTATCTGCATCTTTGACGCTATCTTAGATACACAACCTATTGGATCTTCAACAGGCAACCTAATATCCAATTCTTGGAGTAGGATTCTGTAACACAGAAAAATATCTCTAACAGATTCGCCACTAATAGCACTTAATTCCTTCAAATTTCTAGGAATCTCACTAGATCTACAAGCTATAAAGAGAGATGCTGCTACAACAGCTGCAATCGACCTGCCTTGGATAAGCCTTTTGTCTAATGCTTTCCTATAAATTATGGCGGTTCTTTCCTTCACTTGTTTAGGGATATGAAGAAAGTCGGCTAATTTTTCAATCTCTACCATAGCTTGTACTAAATTTCTATCTCTATGTGAACGAATCTTATTTTGACATTTCATCAACTTTAGCATCTTCAGACTTGTAGAGATCTGTAGTTGCTTTCCTTTGGCATCACGATTTACGTTATTTATAACGGTATAAAGCCCTTTGTCATATGTTGCATAGGATATTGGCATACCCGCTCTTATTCTAGATTCCCCCTCTTCTTTAGTAAAAGCTCTCCATTCCGCCCCTCTGTCAATAACATTTTCATTAACCACCAATCCGCATCTTTGACAAATAATTTCCCCCCGCTCATAATCTTCGATAATGTCAACACCACCACATTCAGAACATTCGGTGATTTTCACAAATTCTTCTCCATGCATCAAGATTGAAATCACAACCACTTAGCTAAAGCATATCAACTAAATTCGAATTTATTGGCAGATTGCTATCCTCCTTCCAGCATTTATACACCGTTAACACTTCGGTATTCGTTACGCCTTCTATCTTCCTTATTTTGTCCACTATGACATTACGGATTTCTTCTTGAGATCTTGCTCTCAACTTTATTAGCAAATCACCTTGGGTATGAACTTCATACACCTCTAAGACATTATGGATTTTTACAAGCACCTTTAAAATAAGTTCTAGAGAGCCAGGATTCACAGTGATTAAAACGTATGCTAATGAGTCCCATCCCATCTTTTCATGATCTATAACAATAGAGAACCCTTTGATAGTGCCAGATTTTTTTAGCTTTTTTACACGCTGGTGTATCGTCCCGTCGGTAACACTTAATTCTTCGGCAATATCAACGAATGGTTTTGAGGAATCCTGTTGCAGAATGCGGAGTATTTCAATATCCACTTTATCAATAGTCATTAAAACAATTTCAGCTCCCTATAACCACTTAATCGCTTCTCGAAGGATGTGTAACAGTTACATTACGATATTTCTATTATCCTATTGTAATATTTAAGACTTTCTTAGCAATATATCGAAAATAATACGAATGTTTAAATATTCCACTGCGTATCGTTTTGATACTCTTAGCGAAAATAGATGCGCTAAGATAAGAGGTTGTGTAGAATGAAGAGTAATTGGATAGAAGAAAATTGTAACATATGCAAAGGTCAGATGATGGGTTCTCCATATGAGGACGCACTATATTGTCCTCGCTGTGGAATGTATGAACCTGCACATTCGCCTTGGGCAGGACAGAATTGGAATGGTATATGGGTAAGCGAGAGGTGTCTTTATTGCCACCAACCAATAGTTGATACAGCTGATCCGAATGTAAACTATTGTCCATACTGCGGTAAATATCAAGCAG includes these proteins:
- the thiL gene encoding thiamine-phosphate kinase, which encodes MKTLRDVGEREIIRKMFDLISKNPREPIQLGDDLAAIELEKGKLACLKCDMLVHGTDMPPGMTFYQAGRKAVVSVVSDFASKGIKPLAILSSLGMPQDFNEKDVEELVCGLDAGAREYGTYIIGGDTNEACDLIIDCIGFGLGNRDSYVSRTGAKPGDLVAVTRLFGETSAGLKIINNGYSLSPAIEHRFKKAIYMPNARLDEGLALAKTKALSSSIDSSDGLALSLYDLSEQSKVGFKIENVPVSKDVEKFANENNLDPVSMALYGGEEYELVFTFKSKEEKKVRKAMKEDPIIIGEVIPQRKVILETKRGLEKILPKGWDHFLNK
- a CDS encoding Hsp20/alpha crystallin family protein, which codes for MSWDNFPSWFRRKRHPFFQDWFYEDIDEVMKDMDRMMEETFKKFTSHAPKDLIRESIGPDGNRIKEMGPFIYGYSMTIGPDGQPEIREFGNIKPGLRPAGFGYEPRESLDVKGEREPLVDVISDDNEVKVVAELPGVEKKDIKLGATSNSLTIDVDAEGRNYYRELELPVEIDPENAKSSYKNGVLEVIFQKSKKGSDGHSIKVE
- the tfb gene encoding transcription initiation factor IIB (stabilizes TBP binding to an archaeal box-A promoter; responsible for recruiting RNA polymerase II to the pre-initiation complex), which gives rise to MHGEEFVKITECSECGGVDIIEDYERGEIICQRCGLVVNENVIDRGAEWRAFTKEEGESRIRAGMPISYATYDKGLYTVINNVNRDAKGKQLQISTSLKMLKLMKCQNKIRSHRDRNLVQAMVEIEKLADFLHIPKQVKERTAIIYRKALDKRLIQGRSIAAVVAASLFIACRSSEIPRNLKELSAISGESVRDIFLCYRILLQELDIRLPVEDPIGCVSKIASKMQIPFKTQARAEKILRGAKRIGVATSKNPMGLAASALYLACVLNTVNIKQKEIAKVANVTDVTIRNRYKELREL
- a CDS encoding Lrp/AsnC family transcriptional regulator encodes the protein MTIDKVDIEILRILQQDSSKPFVDIAEELSVTDGTIHQRVKKLKKSGTIKGFSIVIDHEKMGWDSLAYVLITVNPGSLELILKVLVKIHNVLEVYEVHTQGDLLIKLRARSQEEIRNVIVDKIRKIEGVTNTEVLTVYKCWKEDSNLPINSNLVDML